Proteins from a genomic interval of Pseudophryne corroboree isolate aPseCor3 chromosome 4, aPseCor3.hap2, whole genome shotgun sequence:
- the KIAA1586 gene encoding E3 SUMO-protein ligase KIAA1586 homolog, whose protein sequence is MPTLKRKVKEHERKTKEIGKKCLKINQMFSGKKKKINAAELDPVPSTSDPVPSTSDPVPSTSDPVPTDNQCTSQDNSLATVNTNCSNVDDSVSTSCNVIVNENTIDVHSQSSISLANCSQNLECDTSPPIILDDDLSEERCSSNEDTDIINDIGVSASPKKKSKHKVGFQIKWKREFPWLSCKKNGERESLLCKLCLKHLLNDTKYNKSPWMNSGMSTVRRDKIKEHSVSEMHKAAMQTEIIGCNAEASQNRKNRPESEEFKAVECAMKCLDFLIQHNIPHTTVFKPFVVFCIEELKSPVLAPLNKSKNASYTSYQTINEFVNSMASVQREKVILSLQKSPSFSVMSDETTDVSNRKHLATAAKYIKDGEVSVSFINDTEIPDGKSETIFNALSQTIEDCGGFEKLVGFGSDGASSMVGHRDGVAAKLKAKNNKIISIHCHNHRLALATKNTFESLNPFLKMDEVLTSIYKYYKYSSVRSKTLEEIQRVFTKCKGTKIKKASHTRWLSHENAINSIRINYHSIIVDLENAVVTGQSRTTSGVSGPTAEGLLKHLKNFHFFQLIHFLCDVLSLLSKLVLIFERRDIDLSTIHSNVSITLGALKNLKRKPGGQFCRNLENAARKIGIQAPIAAENCKFEEDARCFLDLLVQNISERMHNIAILDHLSVLDMRHLNADKGVGFYGVAEMAQLADFYQLDEDLLLSEWEDFKSVFLQTEEENSDNERLSMVNVYKTLEKSEDTIGVAFPLIQKLVSVGCVLPLSTAEVERTFSQVKLILTDHRNRLKVENVNSILAIKLNGKLTPTSTPDDL, encoded by the exons atGCCTACTCTTAAAAGGAAAGTGAAAGAACATGAAAGAAAAACCAAGGAAATaggcaaaaaatgtttgaaaaTCAATCAAATGTTTTCAGGAAAAAAGAAG aaaataaatgcagcagagttagatcctgtacccagcacctctgatcctgtacccagcacctctgatcctgtacccagcacctctgatcctgtacccacAGATAATCAATGCACTTCCCAAGATAATTCACTGGCCACAGTTAACACAAATTGCAGCAATGTAGATGACTCGGTATCGACGTCATGTAATGTCATTGTTAATGAAAACACCATAGATGTGCATTCTCAATCCTCCATCTCTCTTGCCAACTGTTCTCAGAATTTAGAGTGTGACACCTCACCCCCTATTATTTTGGATGATGACCTATCTGAAGAAAGGTGCTCTTCTAATGAAGATACAGATATAATAAATGACATTGGGGTTAGTGCTTCTCCAAAAAAAAAGTCAAAACATAAAGTTGGTTTCCAAATAAAATGGAAAAGAGAGTTTCCGTGGCTTAGttgtaaaaaaaatggtgaaagagAATCTCTACTCTGCAAGCTGTGTTTAAAACATCTGTTGAACGACACAAAATACAACAAATCTCCATGGATGAATAGTGGGATGAGCACAGTAAGGCGCGATAAAATTAAGGAGCATTCTGTTTCCGAGATGCACAAGGCAGCAATGCAAACTGAAATAATCGGTTGTAATGCTGAGGCTTCACAGAACAGAAAAAATAGACCAGAGTCAGAGGAATTCAAAGCTGTGGAATGTGCTATGAAGTGCCTGGATTTTCTAATCCAGCATAATATACCACATACAACTGTTTTTAAACCATTTGTTGTTTTCTGTATAGAAGAATTAAAGTCTCCAGTTTTAGCCCCTCTGAACAAATCTAAAAATGCCTCATATACAAGCTACCAAACAATCAACGAATTTGTTAATTCGATGGCCAGTGTTCAAAGAGAGAAAGTTATCTTGTCTTTACAGAAGAGTCCATCATTTTCAGTTATGTCAGATGAAACTACTGATGTCAGCAACAGAAAACACTTGGCAACTGCtgcaaaatatataaaagatgGAGAAGTCAGTGTGTCCTTTATTAATGATACAGAAATTCCAGATGGAAAATCAGAAACTATTTTCAATGCTCTTTCACAGACTATAGAAGACTGTGGAGGGTTTGAGAAATTAGTAGGCTTTGGAAGTGACGGCGCCAGTTCAATGGTTGGTCACCGTGATGGAGTAGCAGCCAAACTAAAGGCCAAAAATAATAAGATTATTTCAATACATTGTCACAATCATCGTTTAGCTCTTGCAACAAAAAATACATTTGAATCTTTGAATCCTTTCCTGAAAATGGATGAAGTATTAACAAGTATTTACAAATACTATAAATACAGCTCTGTGAGGAGCAAAACTTTGGAAGAAATACAAAGAGTATTTACTAAATGTAAGGGAACAAAAATAAAAAAGGCTAGCCACACAAGATGGCTATCACATGAAAATGCTATTAATTCAATAAGAATTAATTATCATTCGATCATTGTCGATTTGGAAAATGCTGTTGTAACTGGACAGTCAAGGACTACAAGTGGTGTGAGTGGGCCAACTGCTGAAGGACTTCTCAAACATctgaaaaattttcatttttttcaattaATTCACTTTCTTTGTGATGTACTGAGCCTGCTTTCCAAATTAGTTTTAATCTTTGAAAGAAGAGATATTGACTTGTCTACAATACACAGCAATGTTTCCATTACGCTTGGTGCTTTGAAAAATTTAAAGCGTAAGCCTGGGggtcagttttgcaggaacctggAAAATGCTGCAAGAAAAATAGGAATTCAGGCTCCTATAGCAGCAGAAAATTGTAAGTTTGAAGAAGATGCAAGGTGTTTTCTAGATCTATTGGTCCAAAACATTTCAGAGAGGATGCATAATATAGCTATACTTGATCATCTAAGTGTCTTAGATATGAGGCATCTTAATGCAGACAAAGGTGTGGGATTTTATGGTGTGGCCGAAATGGCACAGCTTGCTGATTTTTATCAACTGGACGAAGATCTTCTGTTATCAGAATGGGAAGACTTTAAATCTGTATTCTTACAAACGGAAGAAGAAAATTCTGATAATGAAAGATTGTCCATGGTCAACGTGTACAAGACTTTAGAAAAATCTGAAGACACAATTGGCGTAGCATTTCCTCTAATTCAGAAACTTGTTTCAGTTGGCTGTGTTCTACCACTCTCAACTGCTGAAGTTGAAAGAACCTTTTCGCAAGTTAAATTAATCTTAACAGATCACAGAAACCGTCTCAAGGTGGAAAATGTCAACAGCATATTAGCCATTAAGCTAAATGGCAAG CTGACACCTACATCTACTCCAGATGACCTGTAG